In Bacteroides sp., the following proteins share a genomic window:
- a CDS encoding prolyl-tRNA synthetase associated domain-containing protein, producing the protein MNGDPKLYQLLEELGIPFDYHPHPAAPTVEEAMKYWKDLDATHCKNLFFRNHKGNRHYLVILDHRQDLNIRDLEQRLKQGKLTFASPERLKKHLGLTPGSVTPFGLINDHAKHVHLFLDKNLEKSTTISFHPCINTASLVIRYDDFLKFLHHCGNTYEYVDMYG; encoded by the coding sequence ATGAACGGAGATCCAAAATTATATCAACTGCTGGAAGAGTTAGGCATCCCTTTTGACTATCATCCTCACCCTGCCGCACCTACTGTGGAAGAGGCAATGAAATACTGGAAAGACCTGGATGCCACCCATTGCAAAAACCTGTTCTTCCGCAATCATAAAGGCAACAGGCATTATTTGGTCATCCTTGACCACCGGCAGGATTTGAATATTCGTGATCTGGAACAAAGGCTGAAACAGGGGAAATTGACCTTCGCTTCTCCTGAAAGGCTTAAAAAACATTTGGGGCTGACGCCGGGTTCCGTGACTCCTTTCGGGCTGATCAACGATCATGCTAAACATGTCCATCTTTTCCTCGATAAAAACCTTGAGAAGAGCACAACCATTAGCTTTCACCCATGCATCAACACGGCTTCCCTTGTGATCAGGTACGATGATTTCCTGAAGTTCCTGCATCATTGTGGAAATACGTATGAATATGTGGATATGTATGGCTAG